Part of the Capsicum annuum cultivar UCD-10X-F1 chromosome 12, UCD10Xv1.1, whole genome shotgun sequence genome is shown below.
tttttttgttttgatttgatttaattttagaaatttaaaaaccgactaaattggtttggttatgattttgaccaataaccgatccaaattgatccatgaacacccctacttcTGGTTATcttgataataaagaaaatacatttacttttttttttttttaatttctttttctttttttttttttttgtgtgtgtgtaaacttttttgttttgtattttaagggggagggggggagggggtcGAGATTGACAGACAGATCCCACTGAAATAAATTACTAACAAATTCACTACATCCCATCTTCATAAAAACCCATAGAATTCACCAAtcttttttgttgtttgattaaatatttttattttataaaatttcagCTGGCTGTAATTGCTTACACAGAAGAATAGGGGTAAGATGCTTGGTGTCTCCTCTACTAGTACTACTCCCGGTAGAGCTGTCATTTCGGCAGCTCCACCACTACTACCACCGCCATCACAAGATGCTCCAGAAAGTGGCGGAAGCAGTGAGGGTGGCGGGGGTGATGGTGGAGGAGGAGATGTGGGAGTTGGCGGTGGTGGATTTAGCGAAGAAGGAGGAAGGAACTCAGCTGGAAATCGATGGCATAGACAAGAGACCTTAAGTTTATTGAAAATTAGATCGGATATGGATGTTGTTTTCAAGGACTCAAGTCTTAAAGGACCCTTATGGGAAGAAGTTTCAAGGTACTgaaaattttgtttctcttcttaaGAGTAATTAACTAACCAACCCTTTCATCCTCCTCCTCATCATGCATAGTATTCATTATTCACAGTAACcgaatcattattttttattgtgtgtttttttttttaagaactaCTAAAGAGATCTATATATGTAGTCATTTGTTTCAGTTCATTTATCCGGAATTCAGCAGCTTTTGAAGAATTCATTGTCCAGTTGTTtggttattcagttatgtttttATGCAATTTTTTGGCCTATTCCAGCACAAAATTTAGGATGACTTTCTTTCTCCTCCTCGATCATCAACACTTTTAATGCTTTCTGTTTCTAAATAAATTTAGCAAAGGTATATATGAATGAATTCTAGGAAAAACATTGCGTAGATCTTGCATAATGACTCTTGATGCTATTTCCTTCTCGTCTTTCCTTTCAATGGAAAAATGTGCTTCTAGACATGACTTTCCAGTTTGTAGGCTTTTTCATTTCTTAAATTACCTTAGTTTTGATTAATGGTTTCTTAATCCTTATTAATTATTACTATTACCAACTATCtttatatatgtaaaaatatataCGAGCATAAGTATTAGTACGAGATTTTGTTTGATTCTTAATGGATAATGAATATGAGAtcagataagatagatgaggtgtgtTAATTAAGTAGAGGTTTTTTTTTGGTATGTTTCTTTCTAATTGTTTCATTgccaattgttgttgttatcagaAAAATGGCGGACTTGGGATATCATCGAAGTGCCAAGAAATGTAAAGAGAAATTCGAGAACGTTTACAAGTATCACAGGAGAACGAAAGAAGGTCGTGCTTCTAAAGCAGATGGAAAAACTTATCGCTTCTTTGATCAGTTACAGGCTTTGGAAAACAATCCAGCTTCTCATTCTTTACCCCCACCTCCGTTGGCAGCACCACCAATAACAATGGCAATGGCAATGCCAATGCGGTCAGGAAATGCTTCTGTAAATCCTCCCCCCATGCCAATGCCACAAAATAATGCTGCTTCATCACCACAAAGTCTTCCGTTTGTTGTTTCTCATAATAATGTTGTGACAGCAGCAGTGCCGGCTGTTAATCATCCTATGATGCCTGCACTGCTACTATCACAGCCACAACAACAATCACAACCAGCAATACAACAGCCAATGGCTAACTTGAACCAGATAAATCAACCTCAAGGTAATACAACCACTAGTTTTCTATCAAATTCGACTTCATCTTCTTCGACTTCATCAGATGAGGATATACAAAGGCGGCACATGAAGAAGCGGAAATGGAAGGACTTCTTTGAGAGGTTGATGAAGGATGTGATTAAAAAACAGGAAGAGTTGCAGAAGAAGTTCATGGAAACACTTGAAAAGCGCGAGAGGGATAGGATGGTGAGGGAGGAGACATGGAGAGTACAAGAGATGGCGAGATTGAATCGGGAACACGATCTTTTAGTCCAAGAAAGATCAATGGCAGCAGCAAAGGATGCAACAATCATCGCATTCTTGCAAAAAATAACCGAACAGCAAAACACTCCAGTCCTTAACAGTAATACTATCAATACTTCGCCAACTCAAATGCAATCAAAATTGCCCAAAAAGCCTTCGGTTGCACCGCCACATTCTCAGTCACCACAAACTCCTCAACCACAACCACCACCAGCTATCGCTGTATCACTACCAATGACAATACATACCCCagtaccaacaccaacaccagaGACAATGTCATTACCTGTCGCGACAAAATCCTTTGAAACCCCAAAAACCGATAATGGTGGCGAGAATTTCTCTCCAGAAAGCTCGTCAAGATGGCCGAAAGAAGAAATCGATGCGTTGATCAGTCTCCGAACCTGCCTAGATCTAAAGTACCAAGAAAACGGACCAAAAGGGCCACTCTGGGAGGAAATTTCAGCTGGAATGCGAAAACTTGGTTACAACAGAAATGCCAAGAGATGCAAAGAGAAATGGGAGAACATAAACAAGTACTTCAAGAAGGTCAAGGAAAGCAACAAGAAAAGACCAGAAGATTCCAAAACTTGCCCATATTTCAACCAGCTGGAGGCATTATACAAGGAAAAATCCAAGAATGAAACTGTACCAAATACAGTTGTGTTCGGATTAAGACCAGAAAACAGTACCCCTATTGCTCCCATCATGGCTCAACCGGAGCAACAATGGCCACTTCCTCAAATACAACCTCAGGTCCAACAACAAGGAAGTACGAACTATAATAATCAACATCATCACGATAATCATGAAAGTGACAGCATGGATCATAACGAGGATGAAGATGACATAGAGGAAGATGAAGATGACGAAGATGAGGGCGATGGTTATGAGATAGTGACAAACAAACAACCATCATCAATAGCGGCTGCGACCGTCACAACCACTGCTACTGCAGTTTGAACTATAAGCATGAAAATAAGACTGCCAAACTCTCAAATAAAGagagtgaaaaaagaaaattcaGAAGTGACTGTGCATTGGGAATGGCAAGTGGGACAACAGATTTTGCAGTAATTTGTCGTATTCAGAAATTCCTATTTGGTGAGAGCAGACGGTGACTGCAGTAAAAATATCATTTGGAAATGCAAAGGCATTTAAGTTACacatgtgtattttttttttacattttcattttttttggagGGATCTGGTAAGGGTAcagttgttattattattattattttttttgtgtgtggggTGGGGTGAGGGGGTTAAAGTATATTTCCATTCagtttcattatttatttattatttgaaatttggaaaataaagTTTTAT
Proteins encoded:
- the LOC107850875 gene encoding trihelix transcription factor DF1, translating into MLGVSSTSTTPGRAVISAAPPLLPPPSQDAPESGGSSEGGGGDGGGGDVGVGGGGFSEEGGRNSAGNRWHRQETLSLLKIRSDMDVVFKDSSLKGPLWEEVSRKMADLGYHRSAKKCKEKFENVYKYHRRTKEGRASKADGKTYRFFDQLQALENNPASHSLPPPPLAAPPITMAMAMPMRSGNASVNPPPMPMPQNNAASSPQSLPFVVSHNNVVTAAVPAVNHPMMPALLLSQPQQQSQPAIQQPMANLNQINQPQGNTTTSFLSNSTSSSSTSSDEDIQRRHMKKRKWKDFFERLMKDVIKKQEELQKKFMETLEKRERDRMVREETWRVQEMARLNREHDLLVQERSMAAAKDATIIAFLQKITEQQNTPVLNSNTINTSPTQMQSKLPKKPSVAPPHSQSPQTPQPQPPPAIAVSLPMTIHTPVPTPTPETMSLPVATKSFETPKTDNGGENFSPESSSRWPKEEIDALISLRTCLDLKYQENGPKGPLWEEISAGMRKLGYNRNAKRCKEKWENINKYFKKVKESNKKRPEDSKTCPYFNQLEALYKEKSKNETVPNTVVFGLRPENSTPIAPIMAQPEQQWPLPQIQPQVQQQGSTNYNNQHHHDNHESDSMDHNEDEDDIEEDEDDEDEGDGYEIVTNKQPSSIAAATVTTTATAV